The DNA sequence AGGcggacagaggatgttgtgaGCATAAGTGTAGTCATTGGTACCTGTGTTATGGATTTCCTCTGTGATGTAGATTCCCTCCCTGTAGGTCAGACCTCCGTTGACTGGCGTTCCAGTGGCCGGAGCCAGAGACGGGTCGAACGCGTCGATGTCAAAGCTCAAGTGAATCGGTCGCTGTTTTCTGTTCGAGAAGATAAGAAGGTGTAAGGAACATTGGCAGTCATTTGGTTTGATCaattattaaacaaaaatgtattttatccttaaaataacattaaagcCATGttacaatatttacagtaagtCAAATCTGTTAAGGATACCTCGCCAGAAGGTGGTCAAAAGCGACCTCCATGACCCTTTGGATGCCTAGTCTGTCGATATCCCTCATGGTAAAGTACTGGATGCCCAGGTTCTTCAGGATGTGGCTGTtgtaaagaaaatcaaagaCTTAATAGTGCTCACATGTTGGGAAATTAAAGAAGCTACAAGGATCTTTCATtctttgttgattctggcggcccctgtggacagaagtggtACTGCCTCACAGCtcctgactgtgtttttgtaagCAGTGAAAGAATCACGTTTTTAAGactagttttccttttttaacacTTCATTGTATTGATGTAATGCAACTTAAATGTCACGTCAGTAACCACACAGCAACAGCCAATCTGCGACTGTTTCATAAGTCCACATCAGCCGCATATCATAAAGGCTTTTTCACAGACAGTATGTACTTACTACTCTCCGGGGTCAACATCCCGCAGTCCGATGTACACCAGGTCCCTTGAGGACAGGAATGGCTTCATCCAGGAGAACCCTGGGATATCTGGCATCTGTGGTGGATAGATAGAGATAATGTAATATGGAACATATATGTTCCCGTACGCCTAGACAGGAAAAACATCCACCATCGGGGTCATATCTGTCCATGTACGCAGGTTACACAAAGCTATCAGTAGTTGCATGAGCCCTAAATTCATAATTGTTTGGTTTGAGCAGCTACATGTGTCGGCTACCTGAGAGGATTACTATCACCTGTGATTGTGGACTGAGATATGGAGTCGTTTTATCACTATTGAGCATATCTACCACCAGCTGGGTTTTATAATATGTATGGCATTGTTTTTGTGAGGGCTGAATGTCTGGTCTCGCAATATTTACAAAGGTGAAAAATAATTTGTGTATCTGCCCAATCCACCGAGCTTCACGGGCCGGAAGTTTGCctgtaaacctgctgacaaacacaagaccaacaaataaaactaaacagcCCAACAGAAAACGCGACCTCTTTGCTGGAGCTACGAAAAGATGACTTAAAcgtgcatctaaactgacagACCGAGTGTTCCTGAACCTGTCATTTGACTATTAGCTAAATATGAATCAGTTACATAACTGGCTGTACACACGTTTGTTAAATGTTACATGTGTTTGCTGCTTGCAAACAGATCACAGAGTTCTGACTGGGTATAAATTACCAACAACCTGTTCGACTCGTCTCTGGCTCCGACCGCAaacccagtgtgtgtttttgagtctGTGATCCGCATTTCATCATAGATGGCAAACATATTTATCCGGCTTCTAATTTGAGGGTACAAACACCATGTTGCGATCAAGCAATGCAGGCTCATCCACGAGTAAATGCAAGTTCAATGATGTAAAGACATTTAATGAAGCCTGATATTTCTCCTCACCTTGTCTTGCAGCTCTTTGAGCATGAACGCCACAGGCAGGCCGTGGAGGTTCCCTGATGGAGAGGTCATGGGCGTATTTATGTCTGCATGAGCATCAACCCAGATGAGACATAAGTCAGGACTCTGCTGAGCGTGGCCTCCAACCGATCCAATGGCAAGACTGTGTAAGGAGGTCAGCCTTATTAATATCTGGTGATTATATCAGTCAAATGCACGGGCTGGATGTGTCCTCACACAGGAGTCCAATCATTAACTTTAACACACTGGTAAATTGATGTACAGGAGCCTCTGTATACCTGTGATCACCTCCCAGCATGACGAGCGTGTGCCCAGCGCCGACAGCTCTGCTCACTGCGCCGCTCAGCATCTTATTCGCTGCACCCACATTGCGAGGGGACTTTACGTCCATGTAGGGTTCATCCTTCTCAAAGTGGTGGAAGTCAAGGTCACCAAAGTCATGCACAGAGTAGTCTGGaggaaaaagataaagacaagAAGCTGCCATGAATAAAAGCGCTTGATGCTTCAAAGGCATCTAGCTGAGTTGCTCTTTTGACTGGCGGACTGAGAAAGACATGGACAATCACTCTAATCATCCTGTTGTCtggttttaaaggaacatttgtGCTTTGGAGGCTGCAGGTGCCGGTCTCAGCTGAAAAGCCTTTATAATCTGTAGCGGCGACAGCCTAATGTGCACCTGTCTACCTTGCAGTCTGAGGAGGCTGAGTCATCCATTGCCAGTGGAAAAGTGGTGACGGAGCACTTTCCACTTGTCCTGTTTGCCCCATCAGCTCCGGTTTCAGCCACTGCAGTTCACCCGGTGCTAGGTGGCTGCAGATGTAAAGACCAAAAAATTTCCGTCTAGTTTAGGAACGTCAACTGCGAAGTAAACAAGTAATGCTATCACCCATATAAGGGGTTCATCTGGCAATGTGAGCCTTGATGGCAGTGTAGTGTTACTCTGCTGATCTGAGGGGGACCAATGTGGTTCACTACCATTCGTAGACAAGACAGGAATAGCCCTTGTCTTGGTGTAATCGTGAACATCTATTGCAAGAGAATTGAAAAGCTCTGCTTTAGCAGCAGCGAGCTGCAAGTTCTGCTTCTTTTTACTGCGAGTTGCAAGATTACAGCCGCTACTTTAATTGCATGGTTTACTGTCGTTAAATCCTAAAGATAACCATTTTGATTATACGTTTGATCTTTCTTTTGTGAGACAGATTGTACAAAGTGACACCTACACGGAGAATGTTAACGATTTCAAGATGACATGGCATGTCGTTCAGCTCGGGGTTTGGTTTCATGCGGCTGGCTCGGCTGGTGACATGGCAGCTTTATCTCTTTCACACCTGCCAAGTCGACATCAGGCCACCGGCAAGACGAGCCCTCGCCAAGTCACTGTCCTCAACTTCAGCAGACGCAGGACATTTCTCACATCTGGGATTTTAAACATGAAGGACTCTTATTTTATTAGAACATTTTATTAGACGCTGAAGGGACGGATTAACCTTGCAAATGCAGGAACTGTCTGGATCGGTGAGGGCACAAGAACAGGTTTTATCACCCATCATTGTCAACCACCCACCGTCCACCACAATTATACTGTTATGTAAGCAAGGATCTCAGCAGGGAGGTTATAGTCACCTTGTACTGCCGTCAACTGTGGTATATTATTAGTAGATTTATATTTAGTCTCTGCAGTATACTCCAGTGAGTGTATTTATAGGAATCTTAGTTTAGGGCAAAGTTTAATCATTTGTGGAGTCAACAGACGAATGCTGAGTCATCCAGACCTCTGCATAGGTTAtggtttatttcttttatttattatacaaTTACACTGATTTTCTATGATAATGCATGTTACATTAGAGGACTGGTTGTAAAATGACAGTTTAATTTGTTATGACATCGTAATCCGTAATCAAATATTACAGATGATGTATTAAAAGATTACTATGAGTTTTGCACCCAAAAGTTATACTAGAGTCAAATTAAACCCCAAAAGTACAACTAATGgtaaacatacatatatttacatgtatgtagaTACTGTATACTGTGTCTACTGATTGTCAGAGccaatatttagcatttttatgaTTCTGTGAACCAATTAATTTACGCGCTGATGCAGGAcacaatctgcaaagtaactagtaacttaatTTATCGCAAAAATGAAGCTGAGCTGAagtttaaagtagcagaaaatgaacaTACTCAACTACCATACTATAACAAGTACTTCTCACATACTATACATCGTGAAGTCAAAACTGTTTAGTCAcaatctgttgataattttatcCCCCCGCATCACCAATTAGCTTACACACGAtatatctgtcttttttatgatgctatttcaaaatgtatacaTCAACTTCACATCCAGTGCATTTTTCGATGCCGTCACAGCATATTAATAACCAAAACTCTCACTAATGTTAGGCTGGAGCTGGGTGACAGTctacagaaaatgacagctttgGAAAAACCACAACTAGCACTTAGACTGAAATGTGCTGCCGAGTGGACGTCCGAGACCCGAGCAGCCACTGTGTTTGACTACAGATCTGTAAatgcaacaaataaacaagttttctgttttcacatttctccCAAATGCAAAGCAGCGGAGAGTTTTCTACCTCTACCTGTCGTTGTTAGTGCGACGTCACAGTGATTCTGTCTATAG is a window from the Acanthopagrus latus isolate v.2019 chromosome 16, fAcaLat1.1, whole genome shotgun sequence genome containing:
- the arg2 gene encoding arginase-2, mitochondrial; the protein is MALRGPVLRLLRTHLSSCQQSRPQSVAVLGAPFSRGQRRRGVEHGPKVIRDAGLIERLSGFDYSVHDFGDLDFHHFEKDEPYMDVKSPRNVGAANKMLSGAVSRAVGAGHTLVMLGGDHSLAIGSVGGHAQQSPDLCLIWVDAHADINTPMTSPSGNLHGLPVAFMLKELQDKMPDIPGFSWMKPFLSSRDLVYIGLRDVDPGEYHILKNLGIQYFTMRDIDRLGIQRVMEVAFDHLLARKQRPIHLSFDIDAFDPSLAPATGTPVNGGLTYREGIYITEEIHNTGLLSAMDLVEVNPMLGASREAVEATASLAVDVIASSLGQTREGAHPSIDVIPAVKDDTEQLRL